A genomic window from Aquila chrysaetos chrysaetos chromosome 9, bAquChr1.4, whole genome shotgun sequence includes:
- the RSRC2 gene encoding arginine/serine-rich coiled-coil protein 2 isoform X3, with product MIRTNFFLKQARRHESKEKSSKKHKSEDHNDKEHSSDKGRDSLNSSENGEDRHKRKERKSSRGRSHSRSRSRERRHRSRSRDRKKSRSRSRERKRRIRSRSRSRSRHRHRSRSKSRTRSRSRERKKRIEKPRRFSRSHSRSPSPPPFRGRNTAMDAQEALARRLERAKKLQEQREKEMVEKQKQQEMAAAAAATGGSVINVAALLASGTQVTPQIAMAAQMAALQAKALAETGIAVPSYYNPAAVNPMKFAEQEKKRKMLWQGKKEGDKSQSAEIWEKLNFGNKDQNVKFRKLMGIKSEDEAGCSSVDEESYKTLKQQEEVFRNLDAQYEMARSQTHTQRGMGLGFTSSMRGMDAV from the exons ATGATAAG AACCAACTTCTTCTTAAAACAGGCAAGAAGACATGAATCCAAAGAGAAGTCCTCCAAGAAGCACAAATCTGAAGACCACAATGACAAAGAACATTCTTCTGACAAGGGAAGAGATAGCCTAAATTCATCTGAAAACGGTGAGGATAGACATAAACgcaaagagagaaaatcatCAAGAGGGAGGAGTCATTCAAGATCCAGGTCTCGTGAAAG ACGTCATCGTAGTAGAAGTCGTGATAGGAAAAAATCCCGATCTcgcagcagagagagaaaacgACGTATAAGATCTCGTTCTAGATCAAGATCTAGACACAGACATAGAAGCAGAAGTAAAAGCAGAACTAGGAGTAGAAGCAG AGAGCgaaagaaaagaattgaaaagCCCCGAAGGTTCAGCAGGAGTCACAGCCGGAGTCCGAGTCCACCCCCTTTTCGGGGACGAAATACAGCTATGGATGCACAGGAAGCATTAGCCAGAAG ActggaaagagcaaagaaactgcaagaacagagagagaaagaaatggttgaaaaacagaagcaacagGAAATGGCTGCAG CGGCTGCAGCCACTGGAGGTTCCGTTATTAATGTTGCTGCCCTTCTGGCATCGGGAACACAAGTGACTCCTCAAATAGCCATGGCAGCTCAAATGGCAGCACTGCAAGCAAAAGCACTAGCAGAGACTGGAATAGCTGTACCTAGCTATTATAACCCGGCAGCAGTGAATCCAATGAAATTCGCTGAGCAAGAGAAAAAGCGGAAGATGCTTTGGCAAGGCAAAAAGGAAGGG GATAAATCACAGTCTGCAGAAAtatgggaaaaattaaattttggaaaCAAGGACCAAAATGTCAAATTCAGAAAACTCATGGGCATTAAG AGTGAGGATGAAGCTGGCTGTAGTTCCGTGGATGAAGAGAGTTATAAAACGCTGAAACAACAGGAAGAGGTTTTCAGAAATCTAGATGCACAGTATGAAATGGCAAGATCACAGACTCATACGCAAAGAGGAATGGGATTGGGGTTTACATCTTCAATGCGAGGAATGGatgcagtttga
- the RSRC2 gene encoding arginine/serine-rich coiled-coil protein 2 isoform X1 has translation MAGSDTERDGVAPEKSSPEREKKKEQSDASSSPRTSKHHYSRSRSRSRERRRKSDTEGRKHRSRSRSKEARRHESKEKSSKKHKSEDHNDKEHSSDKGRDSLNSSENGEDRHKRKERKSSRGRSHSRSRSRERRHRSRSRDRKKSRSRSRERKRRIRSRSRSRSRHRHRSRSKSRTRSRSRERKKRIEKPRRFSRSHSRSPSPPPFRGRNTAMDAQEALARRLERAKKLQEQREKEMVEKQKQQEMAAAAAATGGSVINVAALLASGTQVTPQIAMAAQMAALQAKALAETGIAVPSYYNPAAVNPMKFAEQEKKRKMLWQGKKEGDKSQSAEIWEKLNFGNKDQNVKFRKLMGIKSEDEAGCSSVDEESYKTLKQQEEVFRNLDAQYEMARSQTHTQRGMGLGFTSSMRGMDAV, from the exons ATGGCG GGTAGTGATACAGAACGAGATGGAGTAGCCCCAGAAAAGTCctctccagaaagagaaaagaaaaaggaacaatcAGATGCCTCTAGTTCTCCCAGAACATCAAAGCATCATTATTCAAGATCACGCTCACGGTCAAGGGAGAGACGACGGAAGTCAG atactgaaggaagaaaacacagaagccGGAGCAGAAGCAAAGAG GCAAGAAGACATGAATCCAAAGAGAAGTCCTCCAAGAAGCACAAATCTGAAGACCACAATGACAAAGAACATTCTTCTGACAAGGGAAGAGATAGCCTAAATTCATCTGAAAACGGTGAGGATAGACATAAACgcaaagagagaaaatcatCAAGAGGGAGGAGTCATTCAAGATCCAGGTCTCGTGAAAG ACGTCATCGTAGTAGAAGTCGTGATAGGAAAAAATCCCGATCTcgcagcagagagagaaaacgACGTATAAGATCTCGTTCTAGATCAAGATCTAGACACAGACATAGAAGCAGAAGTAAAAGCAGAACTAGGAGTAGAAGCAG AGAGCgaaagaaaagaattgaaaagCCCCGAAGGTTCAGCAGGAGTCACAGCCGGAGTCCGAGTCCACCCCCTTTTCGGGGACGAAATACAGCTATGGATGCACAGGAAGCATTAGCCAGAAG ActggaaagagcaaagaaactgcaagaacagagagagaaagaaatggttgaaaaacagaagcaacagGAAATGGCTGCAG CGGCTGCAGCCACTGGAGGTTCCGTTATTAATGTTGCTGCCCTTCTGGCATCGGGAACACAAGTGACTCCTCAAATAGCCATGGCAGCTCAAATGGCAGCACTGCAAGCAAAAGCACTAGCAGAGACTGGAATAGCTGTACCTAGCTATTATAACCCGGCAGCAGTGAATCCAATGAAATTCGCTGAGCAAGAGAAAAAGCGGAAGATGCTTTGGCAAGGCAAAAAGGAAGGG GATAAATCACAGTCTGCAGAAAtatgggaaaaattaaattttggaaaCAAGGACCAAAATGTCAAATTCAGAAAACTCATGGGCATTAAG AGTGAGGATGAAGCTGGCTGTAGTTCCGTGGATGAAGAGAGTTATAAAACGCTGAAACAACAGGAAGAGGTTTTCAGAAATCTAGATGCACAGTATGAAATGGCAAGATCACAGACTCATACGCAAAGAGGAATGGGATTGGGGTTTACATCTTCAATGCGAGGAATGGatgcagtttga
- the RSRC2 gene encoding arginine/serine-rich coiled-coil protein 2 isoform X2 — translation MPLVLPEHQSIIIQDHAHGQGRDDGSQILKEENTEAGAEAKRTNFFLKQARRHESKEKSSKKHKSEDHNDKEHSSDKGRDSLNSSENGEDRHKRKERKSSRGRSHSRSRSRERRHRSRSRDRKKSRSRSRERKRRIRSRSRSRSRHRHRSRSKSRTRSRSRERKKRIEKPRRFSRSHSRSPSPPPFRGRNTAMDAQEALARRLERAKKLQEQREKEMVEKQKQQEMAAAAAATGGSVINVAALLASGTQVTPQIAMAAQMAALQAKALAETGIAVPSYYNPAAVNPMKFAEQEKKRKMLWQGKKEGDKSQSAEIWEKLNFGNKDQNVKFRKLMGIKSEDEAGCSSVDEESYKTLKQQEEVFRNLDAQYEMARSQTHTQRGMGLGFTSSMRGMDAV, via the exons ATGCCTCTAGTTCTCCCAGAACATCAAAGCATCATTATTCAAGATCACGCTCACGGTCAAGGGAGAGACGACGGAAGTCAG atactgaaggaagaaaacacagaagccGGAGCAGAAGCAAAGAG AACCAACTTCTTCTTAAAACAGGCAAGAAGACATGAATCCAAAGAGAAGTCCTCCAAGAAGCACAAATCTGAAGACCACAATGACAAAGAACATTCTTCTGACAAGGGAAGAGATAGCCTAAATTCATCTGAAAACGGTGAGGATAGACATAAACgcaaagagagaaaatcatCAAGAGGGAGGAGTCATTCAAGATCCAGGTCTCGTGAAAG ACGTCATCGTAGTAGAAGTCGTGATAGGAAAAAATCCCGATCTcgcagcagagagagaaaacgACGTATAAGATCTCGTTCTAGATCAAGATCTAGACACAGACATAGAAGCAGAAGTAAAAGCAGAACTAGGAGTAGAAGCAG AGAGCgaaagaaaagaattgaaaagCCCCGAAGGTTCAGCAGGAGTCACAGCCGGAGTCCGAGTCCACCCCCTTTTCGGGGACGAAATACAGCTATGGATGCACAGGAAGCATTAGCCAGAAG ActggaaagagcaaagaaactgcaagaacagagagagaaagaaatggttgaaaaacagaagcaacagGAAATGGCTGCAG CGGCTGCAGCCACTGGAGGTTCCGTTATTAATGTTGCTGCCCTTCTGGCATCGGGAACACAAGTGACTCCTCAAATAGCCATGGCAGCTCAAATGGCAGCACTGCAAGCAAAAGCACTAGCAGAGACTGGAATAGCTGTACCTAGCTATTATAACCCGGCAGCAGTGAATCCAATGAAATTCGCTGAGCAAGAGAAAAAGCGGAAGATGCTTTGGCAAGGCAAAAAGGAAGGG GATAAATCACAGTCTGCAGAAAtatgggaaaaattaaattttggaaaCAAGGACCAAAATGTCAAATTCAGAAAACTCATGGGCATTAAG AGTGAGGATGAAGCTGGCTGTAGTTCCGTGGATGAAGAGAGTTATAAAACGCTGAAACAACAGGAAGAGGTTTTCAGAAATCTAGATGCACAGTATGAAATGGCAAGATCACAGACTCATACGCAAAGAGGAATGGGATTGGGGTTTACATCTTCAATGCGAGGAATGGatgcagtttga